From the genome of Alicyclobacillus sp. SO9:
GAAATTGTTTGACAGGCAAGCGTATGAAATTGCCCAAACAGTGGAGTTGAAGGTCGAATTGCCGCCATACCAGAGCGAGTGAACCAGAGTTCGGGTACAATCCAAAGAGAAGCAATCTGATTCTCAATGATAGGGCTAATGCCTGAATGTAACCGGTTTTCTATAATGAATCCAATCCAACAGCACAGAGCCATCAGAACGAATGAGTAGGAAGTGAAGCGTGTGAAAGTCGTTATTGCGCCAGACTCGTTTAAAGGAAGTCTCACTGCCTCCCAAGTTGCAAACACCATTCAGAGAGCGTTTATCGCCGTTATGCCGGACGCATCGGTTGTGACGGTACCGATGGCAGACGGAGGAGAGGGGACATTGGATGCCCTCATCAACGCGACAAACGGCAAGAAGGTTGCTTGTACCGCACAGGGGCCACTGATGCATCCGGTTTCGACTCATTTCGGCGTGTTGGGGGACGGGGTAACAGCTGTCATTGAAATGGCACAAGTATCAGGGTTAACGATGGTGCCGAAAGATCAGCTGAATCCTGAGTACACCTCCACTTACGGGGTTGGAGAACTGGTCACGCGTGCTCTGGACGAGGGCTACAGGAAGTTTGTCATTGGCGTTGGCGGCAGCGCTACAAACGACGGAGGTCTGGGACTGCTTCAGGCACTCGGCGGGAGGTTTCTTGATGCACAGGGGCGCAACGTATCTCCCGTTGCAGGATCTCTATTCCAGATTCAGCATGTAGATTTGAGCGGACTTGACAGTCGGCTGCAAGAAAGCAAAATCTCCATTGCCAGCGACGTCGAGAATCCGCTGTGCGGGTCAAATGGTGCATCCGCTGTGTTCGGTCCGCAAAAGGGTGCGACACCTCATCAAGTGAAAACACTGGATGCCGCATTGTCTCACTACGCTGGACTTGTCGAAGAGAGCCTGGGGAAATCGTTGCAAGACTTGCCCGGTGCGGGTGCTGCGGGGGGAATCGGATTTGCCTTGATGGCACTCGGAGCTGTCTTTGCGTCAGGCGGAAAATTAGTTGCATTCACGGCAGGCTTGGATAAGCAATTGGAAGGGGCCGACTACGTAATTACGGGCGAAGGACAAACAGACAGCCAAACTCTGTTTGGCAAGGTCCCGTATGTCGTGGCCCAGCTTGCACAGGCACAAAAGGTTAAACCCATATTGCTCTCAGGCAGCTTAGCCGAGACCGCAGGTGAAAGCTTTCATCGGCTCAAGGAAACATTTGTCAGTATTCATTCCATTCTATCAAGGCCGATGACGACAGCCGAGGCAATGGCCGATGCAGAATCGCTTCTTTACACAAGTGCCTGGAATCTTGCGAAGCTTCTTGCTCTAACGTACTGACGATAAGATGCTTACGGTTCTTTTCTTCAACCTGTACAGGATTCGTGATATAGTATTTTGAAAATTGCATATATACCTAAAGAGAGACTGAAGACAAGGGTAGGGTAGTTTGGTTAGGACATGGCAAGTGCAACTGGTGCAGACAGGAAACAGCGCGATGAACAGGTCCTAACAAAACAAATTGGCGAGGAGGTATGTGGTTCTATGACTACGCAACCAACGGATGTCTCAGTGGAGAAGTATGGGTATAAGCAGGAATTGAAGAGATCGCTAAGCTTTTGGGACCTTCTGGTCTATGGATTAATTTTTATGGTTCCTATTGCTCCGATGGGAATTTACGGACAGGTGGTCACAACAGCCAACGGCATGGTGGTGTTTGCCTATTTTGTTGGCGTGGTCGGAATGATCTTTACGGCTTTCAGTTACTTTCGGATGTCGGAGGCGTTTCCGATAGCGGGATCGGCGTACGCGTACGTACAACGCGGATGGAATCCATACATCGGTTTTATGGCTGGCTGGATGATTCTAATGGACTACATTTTGATTCCGGCGCTGTTGTACTTAGTATCCGGTACCTGGTTGGCACAACTGGTTCCGGGCATCCCAATTTGGGGCTGGATTATTATTTTTGTGGGAA
Proteins encoded in this window:
- a CDS encoding glycerate kinase, giving the protein MKVVIAPDSFKGSLTASQVANTIQRAFIAVMPDASVVTVPMADGGEGTLDALINATNGKKVACTAQGPLMHPVSTHFGVLGDGVTAVIEMAQVSGLTMVPKDQLNPEYTSTYGVGELVTRALDEGYRKFVIGVGGSATNDGGLGLLQALGGRFLDAQGRNVSPVAGSLFQIQHVDLSGLDSRLQESKISIASDVENPLCGSNGASAVFGPQKGATPHQVKTLDAALSHYAGLVEESLGKSLQDLPGAGAAGGIGFALMALGAVFASGGKLVAFTAGLDKQLEGADYVITGEGQTDSQTLFGKVPYVVAQLAQAQKVKPILLSGSLAETAGESFHRLKETFVSIHSILSRPMTTAEAMADAESLLYTSAWNLAKLLALTY